The window GTTCGTGGTGTTCGTGCCTTCGAGTTCGGTCATCATCCCCGAGAGTACCACGAGCGTGTCCCCGGAGGCGGCGACGCCGGCGTCGAGTGCGGCGTCGACTGCGTCGTCCATCATCCGGTCGATGTCCTCGCGGTACGCGGAGTATTTGGGGTAGATCCCCCACGACAGCGCGAGTTGGCGGCGGATACGGTCGTCGGGGGTGGTCGCCACGACCGGCACGCCGGGGCGGAACTTCGCGGTCTTCCGCGCGGTGTAGCCCGACTCCGAGGCCGCCACGATGGCGCTCGCACCGACATCGCGTGCCAGGTACCGGGCCGACCGCGCCAGCGCCTCGGTCCGGGACTCCTCGTCTGCGGTGGGGATCCGCGCCTCCCGACTCTCGTCGGACTCGGCGCTGGCCTCGATCTGTCGGACGATCCGGTCCATCGTCTCCACCACCCGGACGGGGTCGTCGCCGATCGCAGTCTCCCCCGAGAGCATCACCGCGTCGGTGCCGTCCAGCACCGCGTTCGCGACGTCGGACGCCTCCGCCCGCGTGGGTCGCCGCGCGGAGACCATCGAGTCCAGCATCTCGGTCGCGGTGATGACCGGCGTCCCGGTGGCGTGACACTTCCGGATGATCCGCTTCTGGATGATCGGGACGTCCTCTAAGGGCATCTCGACGCCGAGGTCGCCGCGGGCGACCATCACGCCGTAGGCGGCCTCGATGATCTCGTCTAAGTTCTCGACGGCGCCCGCCCGCTCGATCTTGGCGATCACCGGGATGTCGGCCCCGCGGTCGTCGAGAGCGTCGCTGACGGTGTAGACGTCGGCCGCCGACCGCACGAACGACGCCGCCACGAAGTCGGCCTCGGTCTCGGCGGCCAGCGACAGTTCCCGTTCGTCGCTCTCGGTGATCAGGTCGACGTCGAGGTCGACCCCCGGGAGGTTCACCCCCTTCCGGCCGCCGAGCCGCCCGCCGGAGTCGACCCGCGCGACCACGGTGTCGCCGTCGACCCGGCGGACCGTGGCCTCGATCCGGCCGTCGT of the Halobellus ruber genome contains:
- the pyk gene encoding pyruvate kinase, whose amino-acid sequence is MRRAKIVCTLGPASDDESTIRSLAEAGMSVARLNASHGTPEDRRAVIDRIRAVDGAIDDPLAAMVDLQGPEVRTAPLSEPVELATDSEVRFVAGEDATPETVGLSYSIAAAEPGDRVLLDDGRIEATVRRVDGDTVVARVDSGGRLGGRKGVNLPGVDLDVDLITESDERELSLAAETEADFVAASFVRSAADVYTVSDALDDRGADIPVIAKIERAGAVENLDEIIEAAYGVMVARGDLGVEMPLEDVPIIQKRIIRKCHATGTPVITATEMLDSMVSARRPTRAEASDVANAVLDGTDAVMLSGETAIGDDPVRVVETMDRIVRQIEASAESDESREARIPTADEESRTEALARSARYLARDVGASAIVAASESGYTARKTAKFRPGVPVVATTPDDRIRRQLALSWGIYPKYSAYREDIDRMMDDAVDAALDAGVAASGDTLVVLSGMMTELEGTNTTNMLKLHVAAEAVATGRKVVGGRVAGPLAISADGDLSAVPEGAILSLPATFDGEFDGDTSKVAGIVDARPGMTGYPALVARELDIPMISGAPILERLSPGATVTLHAERGVVYEGDLIKHRRREPAGW